From Rutidosis leptorrhynchoides isolate AG116_Rl617_1_P2 chromosome 3, CSIRO_AGI_Rlap_v1, whole genome shotgun sequence, a single genomic window includes:
- the LOC139902368 gene encoding uncharacterized protein has protein sequence MAFIYKWRWRFLTNKNAIWANIIKAIHGPIQGNNLPVKSSNAGLWVSIVKCISEIHESQIIPVNSMSLQLDSNVADRFTPNGWIWFWRRALRGGAEYSQFIDLSSLLANVFLSDYPDLWCWAENPSHNYSVSSARLLIDKQYLAPSSRATSWCRYVPIKINVFIWRLNLLCLPTKINLMLRGVEMENTTCCLCNLSDEDEVHLFMSCETSLQIWHRIGRWINYDIPSWSSIEDAWLWVDGVPISGNQRIILRIITISFFWNVWHLRNSYVFNDAKFKRSYVFDSIVVTAFEWFYY, from the exons ATGGCTTTTATTTACAAATGGAGATGGAGATTTTTGACTAATAAAAACGCAATCTGGGCCAACATTATAAAGGCTATTCACGGACCGATCCAAGGTAATAATCTTCCTGTCAAGTCTTCTAATGCTGGGTTATGGGTTTCTATTGTGAAGTGTATTTCTGAGATTCATGAATCTCAAATTATTCCTGTCAATAGCATGAGCCTACAACTTG ATAGCAACGTGGCTGATCGTTTCACGCCAAATGGTTGGATTTGGTTCTGGAGGCGAGCTCTTCGTGGAGGTGCTGAATATTCTCAATTTATTGATCTTTCTTCGCTGCTTGCAAATGTTTTTTTATCGGATTACCCGGATTTGTGGTGTTGGGCTGAAAACCCGTCTCATAATTATTCGGTTTCAAGTGCCAGACTTCTCATTGATAAGCAGTATCTTGCCCCTTCTTCTCGTGCCACAAGTTGGTGCAGATACGTTCCGATCAAGATCAATGTTTTTATTTGGAGATTGAATTTACTTTGCCTTCCAACCAAAATAAATCTCATGTTGCGTGGAGTTGAGATGGAGAATACAACTTGCTGCCTTTGTAATCTAAGTGATGAAGATGAAGTTCATTTGTTCATGTCATGTGAAACTAGCCTTCAAATTTGGCATAGAATTGGTCGTTGGATCAATTACGACATTCCTTCTTGGTCCTCCATTGAAGACGCTTGGTTATGGGTTGATGGGGTTCCTATAAGCGGCAACCAACGTATTATTCTCAGAATTATAACCATCTCGTTTTTCTGGAACGTTTGGCATCTTCGAAATAGCTATGTTTTCAATGATGCAAAATTCAAAAGATCTTATGTATTTGATAGTATTGTAGTCACTGCATTTGAATGGTTTTATTATTGA